A window from Bacteroidales bacterium encodes these proteins:
- a CDS encoding dihydroorotase, whose translation MKKNYLIKNATIINEGKTFSGDVLIIGNFIADIGENIPISVLFAREQNIEVIDASEMFLIPGVIDDQVHFREPGLTRKGDIASESAAAVAGGVTSFMDMPNTKPPALTLELLEQKYEIAEKTSQANFSFYLGASNDNIEHLKQFDPTKNCGIKVFLGSSTGNMLVDNTETIKKIFSLPFLIAIHSEDEATIRANTEFYRQKYGEDVPVKFHAAIRSAEACFKSSQRAVMLAHELGTRLHILHLSTADELAFLTNNIPLEEKKITSEVCVHHLWFNEDAYHTKGTLIKWNPSIKTEADRKALFKAVLDGTIDVVATDHAPHTFEEKMQTYFSAPSGGPLVQHSLLMMLEFSHQKQLSLEEIPKLMCHHPAICFKVQKRGFIRKNYYADLVLLDLKTSTSVITESLLYKCKWSPLEGTTFSSKITATFVNGYKVYDGVNVAEKTHGMRLTFN comes from the coding sequence ATGAAGAAAAATTACCTTATTAAAAATGCCACGATTATAAATGAAGGAAAAACATTTTCCGGTGATGTCCTTATTATCGGGAATTTTATTGCGGATATAGGGGAAAATATACCAATCAGCGTTTTATTTGCCAGGGAACAAAATATTGAAGTTATTGATGCTTCAGAGATGTTTCTCATTCCCGGAGTAATTGATGACCAGGTGCATTTTCGGGAACCAGGATTGACACGTAAAGGAGATATTGCTTCTGAATCGGCAGCAGCCGTTGCAGGTGGCGTAACCAGTTTTATGGATATGCCCAACACAAAGCCTCCTGCACTCACACTGGAGTTGCTTGAGCAAAAATATGAGATAGCCGAAAAAACTTCACAGGCTAATTTTTCATTTTATCTTGGAGCTTCCAATGACAATATTGAACACCTGAAACAGTTTGACCCAACGAAAAATTGCGGCATAAAAGTTTTTTTAGGTTCTTCTACGGGAAATATGCTGGTAGATAATACCGAAACTATAAAAAAGATTTTTAGTTTGCCTTTTTTGATTGCCATTCACTCCGAAGATGAAGCAACCATAAGGGCGAACACTGAGTTTTACAGGCAAAAATACGGTGAGGATGTCCCGGTTAAATTTCATGCTGCCATAAGGAGCGCAGAAGCATGTTTCAAATCTTCTCAGCGGGCTGTAATGCTAGCGCATGAACTTGGCACAAGACTTCACATATTGCATTTGTCAACTGCTGATGAACTGGCGTTTCTTACCAACAATATTCCTCTTGAAGAAAAGAAGATAACGTCTGAAGTATGCGTTCACCATTTGTGGTTTAACGAAGATGCCTATCACACAAAAGGTACATTGATAAAATGGAATCCTTCTATAAAAACCGAAGCGGACCGCAAAGCATTGTTCAAAGCCGTTCTTGACGGGACTATTGATGTTGTGGCTACTGACCACGCTCCACACACTTTTGAGGAAAAAATGCAAACGTATTTTTCAGCACCTTCCGGTGGCCCTCTGGTACAACATTCATTGCTGATGATGCTGGAATTTTCCCATCAAAAACAACTATCACTTGAAGAAATTCCGAAGCTTATGTGCCATCATCCTGCCATATGTTTTAAAGTTCAAAAAAGGGGGTTTATTCGTAAGAATTATTATGCTGATTTAGTGTTGCTTGATTTGAAAACCTCCACATCTGTTATTACAGAATCATTGCTTTACAAATGCAAATGGTCGCCGCTTGAAGGAACAACATTTTCATCTAAAATAACGGCCACCTTTGTTAACGGATATAAGGTTTATGATGGTGTAAATGTTGCTGAAAAAACCCATGGTATGAGGCTTACATTTAATTAA
- a CDS encoding polyprenol monophosphomannose synthase, which translates to MSDSVIIIPTYNEKENIEKIIRKVFSLPKDFHILIVEDNSPDGTANIVKTLMNEFPGRLFIEERKGKLGLGTAYIHGFRWALQRSYTYVFEMDADFSHNPDDLIRLYDACAKNGADMSIGSRYINGVNVVNWPMGRVLMSYYASAYVRFVTRMKIRDTTAGFKCYTRKVLETIELDKIHFIGYAFQIEMKFTTWKHGFKIQEVPIIFTDRTEGQSKMSKGIFKEAVFGVISLKIRSWFRKYQKVS; encoded by the coding sequence AGACAGCGTAATCATCATACCAACTTATAACGAAAAGGAAAATATTGAAAAAATTATCCGTAAGGTTTTTTCACTTCCTAAAGATTTCCACATACTCATCGTTGAAGACAATTCTCCTGACGGCACCGCCAATATTGTTAAAACACTTATGAATGAATTCCCCGGCAGGCTATTTATCGAAGAGCGCAAAGGGAAACTTGGCCTTGGCACGGCATACATACATGGGTTCAGGTGGGCTTTGCAGCGTTCCTACACTTATGTTTTTGAGATGGATGCCGATTTTTCTCATAATCCCGATGATTTAATAAGGCTTTATGATGCCTGTGCAAAAAATGGAGCCGATATGTCAATAGGCTCACGTTATATCAACGGTGTTAATGTTGTAAACTGGCCCATGGGAAGGGTCCTGATGTCTTATTATGCTTCGGCTTATGTGCGTTTCGTTACCCGCATGAAAATCCGTGACACTACAGCCGGATTCAAATGCTATACCCGCAAGGTTTTAGAGACCATTGAACTTGATAAAATTCACTTTATTGGTTATGCTTTTCAAATTGAGATGAAATTTACCACATGGAAACACGGTTTTAAAATACAGGAAGTGCCTATCATTTTCACCGACAGAACTGAAGGTCAGTCGAAGATGAGCAAAGGTATTTTTAAAGAAGCTGTTTTTGGTGTAATATCATTGAAAATAAGAAGTTGGTTCCGAAAATATCAAAAAGTTTCCTGA
- a CDS encoding DUF4296 domain-containing protein, whose protein sequence is MKRKALALLLLLFLASCGSEEKGASIPENVMDKNKMVAVLVDFHLAEAALKRAEQQGQDVNNLSVKYYSLIMKKHNMNSKKFNASLNFYNSNIKDYYKIYQNVVTELSKMQSKIMSVNP, encoded by the coding sequence ATGAAAAGAAAAGCCCTTGCTTTATTGTTATTGTTGTTTCTTGCCTCTTGCGGGTCTGAAGAAAAAGGGGCTTCCATACCCGAAAATGTAATGGACAAGAATAAGATGGTTGCTGTGCTGGTGGATTTTCATCTGGCAGAAGCTGCTCTGAAAAGAGCCGAACAACAAGGACAGGATGTTAATAATCTATCGGTAAAATATTACAGCCTTATAATGAAAAAGCACAACATGAATAGTAAAAAATTCAATGCCAGCCTGAATTTTTACAATTCGAATATAAAGGATTATTACAAAATTTATCAGAATGTAGTTACTGAATTAAGTAAGATGCAATCAAAAATAATGAGCGTTAATCCCTGA